Proteins found in one Primulina eburnea isolate SZY01 chromosome 16, ASM2296580v1, whole genome shotgun sequence genomic segment:
- the LOC140815884 gene encoding LOW QUALITY PROTEIN: zinc finger CCCH domain-containing protein 17 (The sequence of the model RefSeq protein was modified relative to this genomic sequence to represent the inferred CDS: inserted 1 base in 1 codon) produces the protein MAGPSLAEEEAVKRNTDCVYFLASPLTCKKGSECEYRHSDIARVNPRDCWFWLHSNCLNPKCGFRHPPLDGLLSTQTPTPTGQPATQSQNATTSTSHIPNASNKQTTVPCVFFQKGLCLKGDWCPFLHTPNSVNNKTSVVPGTASAAEPTTFKKALGGHEKFEHAKKVPHIDTVNSIKLSEKAKPAVETEPTPRRNEFSMNRRIAHTSGVNDLPGYSVTNGNHSVXSERPHLPGELGAMNNKDVEEVSREPSPGFDVLVDDERRDSEYYPSEDHYGMPGEHEVGNEYDIDRATDFNKIADIDGERFKDPHGYDLNELRKGRRALEQRRASSERVLGGSYFDRKPYARADSINQVEDLDLRHRLNKRKKVNGLRSVISHEHARERHVEERRYPGSNRDEQYVPLHENSLNSHFRGRIRLPGGSSPLSERDAILLGPDRSRLSPARTNFSSQQGRVQDRIKGRVDEDFHNGVKNHRGPHFRRDMVADVTDFTGPKSLAELKNQKYSQPSGQHVTNQQSLGKRKHLMLDGNQQASIQQIGNDLSFDGPMPLEEILKRKRGETIETLSIKKSFNSDGITEENNEKEGNGMAKIPLTPDFVSSTFGNKTKAPVESNKDVYKPVSVDKTEDNSSTQQLVSSRIEAEDDINAVGQDGESDYEEVGGESFDMYDGENGDADGEYLDEDDDDFAKKMGVMYS, from the exons ATGGCGGGCCCTTCACTTGCTGAGGAAGAAGCCGTCAAGAGGAACACAGATTGCGTTTACTTTCTGGCTTCTCCGTTAACTTGCAAAAAG GGAAGTGAATGCGAATATCGTCATAGTGACATTGCACGAGTAAATCCAAGGGACTGTTGGTTCTGGTTGCATAGTAATTGCTTAAATCCAAAGTGTGGTTTTCGGCATCCG CCTCTTGATGGATTGCTGTCAACACAGACACCAACGCCCACTGGCCAACCCGCAACTCAATCACAGAATGCGACAACATCAACTTCACACATTCCAAACGCctcaaacaaacaaacaacagTTCCCTGCGTGTTTTTCCAGAAAGGGCTTTGTTTAAAAGGTGATTGGTGTCCCTTTCTCCACACACCAAATTCGGTGAATAACAAAACCTCAGTGGTGCCAGGAACAGCCTCTGCTGCTGAACCCACAACTTTTAAGAAGGCTTTAGGTGGTCATGAAAAGTTTGAGCACGCTAAAAAGGTCCCACACATAGATACAGTTAATTCCATCAAACTTTCCGAAAAGGCAAAACCTGCTGTTGAAACAGAACCTACTCCCCGTAGGAACGAGTTTTCAATGAATAGGAGAATAGCCCACACGTCAGGAGTCAATGATTTACCGGGGTATTCTGTCACCAATGGAAACCATTCAG GGTCCGAGCGTCCTCACTTACCAGGTGAACTTGGGGCCATGAACAATAAGGATGTAGAAGAGGTTTCAAGGGAGCCCTCTCCTGGATTTGATGTCCTTGTAGATGATGAGCGAAGAGATTCTGAATACTATCCCAGTGAAGATCATTATGGAATGCCAGGGGAACATGAAGTGGGGAATGAATATGACATCGATCGTGCCACTGATTTCAATAAGATTGCTGATATTGATGGTGAAAGATTCAAGGATCCTCATGGGTATGACTTAAATGAGCTCCGTAAGGGTCGGCGTGCTTTGGAGCAGCGGAGGGCTTCATCTGAGAGGGTGTTAGGGGGCTCTTATTTCGATAGGAAGCCATATGCTAGAGCTGATAGCATTAACCAGGTTGAAGATTTAGATTTAAGACATCGTTTAAATAAGCGTAAGAAGGTAAATGGTTTGAGGTCTGTCATTAGCCATGAACATGCCCGTGAGAGGCACGTGGAAGAGCGAAGATATCCAGGTTCCAATAGAGACGAGCAGTATGTTCCCTTGCATGAGAATTCCCTTAACAGTCACTTTAGAGGAAGGATTAGGCTTCCTGGTGGATCATCTCCTCTGAGCGAGAGGGATGCAATTCTATTGGGTCCTGATCGCAGTAGGTTATCTCCGGCAAGGACGAATTTCTCTTCTCAGCAGGGAAGGGTCCAAGACAGAATAAAGGGGAGGGTGGACGAAGATTTCCATAATGGTGTGAAGAACCACCGTGGTCCACACTTTAGAAGAGACATGGTTGCTGATGTTACTGATTTTACTGGTCCAAAAAGTCTAGCAGAGTTGAAGAACCAAAAATATTCTCAACCTAGTGGACAGCATGTGACCAATCAACAATCACTTGGTAAACGAAAACATCTGATGCTAGATGGAAATCAACAAGCTAGCATTCAACAAATTGGCAACGATCTTTCGTTTGATGGGCCTATGCCCCTAGAAGAGATTTTAAAGCGGAAGAGAGGTGAAACTATTGAAACATTGAGTATAAAGAAATCATTCAACTCTGATGGTATCACTgaagaaaataatgaaaaagaaGGCAATGGCATGGCCAAAATCCCATTGACTCCAGATTTTGTTTCATCTACATTTGGCAATAAGACAAAAGCTCCTGTTGAGAGTAATAAGGATGTTTACAAGCCTGTATCAGTAGACAAAACAGAAGACAACTCTTCCACCCAGCAGCTTGTTTCGAGCAGGATAGAAGCTGAAGATGATATTAATGCTGTGGGTCAAGATGGGGAATCTGACTATGAGGAAGTGGGTGGGGAGAGCTTTGACATGTATGATGGTGAGAATGGAGATGCTGACGGGGAATACTTGGACGAAGATGACGATGACTTTGCAAAGAAGATGGGAGTCATGTATTCTTGA
- the LOC140816241 gene encoding probable protein arginine N-methyltransferase 6 isoform X2 produces the protein MSQAIGGGDGEVYRNGNHHGGGVHSIGRRIRRSNRRSRDSGGGSDPRAPQPRQEKDKAPLPCTDFDVAYFHSYAHLGIHEEMIKDRVRTETYRNAIFQHQDRIEGKVVVDVGCGTGILSIFCAQAGARRVYAVDASNIAVQANEVVKANNLADTITVLHGRVEDVEIDEEVDVIISEWMGYMLLYESMLGSVISARDRWLKPGGLILPSNATLYMAPVSHPCRYGESVDFWRNVYGIDMSVVMPLAKQCAFEEPSVELISGENVLTWPNVVKHVDCSTVTIHELECVSTKFKFTSMMRAPFHGFAFWFDVEFGAPAMSSCDNIEQSASVETPDGRVTDSSQKKKRSNPNDTLVLSTSPEEAPTHWQQTLVYFYDPIEVEQDQLIEGSVTLSQSKENPRFMNIHLEYASNGCFFVKESVMR, from the exons ATGTCGCAGGCGATTGGTGGTGGAGACGGCGAAGTTTACAGGAACGGCAACCACCACGGTGGTGGCGTTCACTCGATTGGAAGACGAATTCGAAGGAGCAACCGCAGGTCACGTGATTCCGGCGGTGGATCCGATCCTAGGGCTCCACAGCCGCGTCAGGAGAAAGATAAAGCTCCGCTTCCGTGTACGGACTTCGACGTGGCCTATTTTCACTCCTACGCTCACCTCGGCATTCATGAAGAAATGATAAAG GATCGTGTGCGCACGGAAACTTACAGAAATGCAATTTTCCAGCATCAAGATCGTATTGAAGGAAAA GTGGTAGTTGATGTCGGTTGTGGCACTGGAATACTATCTATTTTTTGTGCTCAGGCTGGGGCACGACGG GTGTATGCAGTGGATGCCAGTAATATTGCAGTTCAG GCAAATGAAGTAGTCAAGGCAAACAACTTAGCTGATACCATCACTGTTCTGCATGGCCGTGTAGAG GATGTTGAAATCGATGAGGAAGTTGATGTTATAATTTCAGAATGGATGGGTTACATGCTTCTGTATGAG AGCATGCTGGGGAGTGTCATTTCTGCTAGAGACCGTTGGTTGAAACCTGGAGGTCTTATACTTCCCTCAAATGCCACG TTGTACATGGCCCCTGTCTCACATCCATGCCGATATGGTGAAAGTGTTGACTTTTGGCGTAATGTCTATGGAATCGATA TGTCTGTCGTGATGCCGTTAGCAAAACAGTGTGCCTTTGAAGAGCCTTCTGTTGAGTTAATCTCTGGTGAAAATGTATTGACATGGCCTAATGTG GTAAAGCATGTGGACTGTAGTACTGTAACAATTCATGAGCTAGAATGTGTTTCTACAAAATTTAAGTTCACGTCAATGATGAGAG CACCATTTCACGGATTCGCTTTCTGGTTTGATGTCGAATTTGGTGCGCCTGCAATGTCCTCTTGTGACAATATTGAACAATCTGCATCTGTGGAGACTCCTGATGGTCGTGTTACAGATTCCTCTCAAAAAAAGAAACGCTCCAATCCCAATGACACCCTTGTGCTATCTACATCCCCTGAGGAAGCCCCTACTCATTGGCAGCAG ACATTAGTCTACTTCTATGATCCAATAGAGGTGGAACAGGATCAGCTTATTGAAGGCTCTGTGACTCTATCTCAAAGCAAAGAAAATCCCCGGTTCATGAATATTCATCTAGAATATGC ATCCAATGGTTGTTTTTTCGTCAAAGAATCAGTTATGCGGTGA
- the LOC140816241 gene encoding probable protein arginine N-methyltransferase 6 isoform X1, which translates to MSQAIGGGDGEVYRNGNHHGGGVHSIGRRIRRSNRRSRDSGGGSDPRAPQPRQEKDKAPLPCTDFDVAYFHSYAHLGIHEEMIKDRVRTETYRNAIFQHQDRIEGKVVVDVGCGTGILSIFCAQAGARRVYAVDASNIAVQANEVVKANNLADTITVLHGRVEDVEIDEEVDVIISEWMGYMLLYESMLGSVISARDRWLKPGGLILPSNATLYMAPVSHPCRYGESVDFWRNVYGIDMSVVMPLAKQCAFEEPSVELISGENVLTWPNVVKHVDCSTVTIHELECVSTKFKFTSMMRAPFHGFAFWFDVEFGAPAMSSCDNIEQSASVETPDGRVTDSSQKKKRSNPNDTLVLSTSPEEAPTHWQQVSCILSTFNLFFLLHGSNMQARALNLQYLQTLLAISFLGRAMQAVAPLKSNFFNLVSFKKN; encoded by the exons ATGTCGCAGGCGATTGGTGGTGGAGACGGCGAAGTTTACAGGAACGGCAACCACCACGGTGGTGGCGTTCACTCGATTGGAAGACGAATTCGAAGGAGCAACCGCAGGTCACGTGATTCCGGCGGTGGATCCGATCCTAGGGCTCCACAGCCGCGTCAGGAGAAAGATAAAGCTCCGCTTCCGTGTACGGACTTCGACGTGGCCTATTTTCACTCCTACGCTCACCTCGGCATTCATGAAGAAATGATAAAG GATCGTGTGCGCACGGAAACTTACAGAAATGCAATTTTCCAGCATCAAGATCGTATTGAAGGAAAA GTGGTAGTTGATGTCGGTTGTGGCACTGGAATACTATCTATTTTTTGTGCTCAGGCTGGGGCACGACGG GTGTATGCAGTGGATGCCAGTAATATTGCAGTTCAG GCAAATGAAGTAGTCAAGGCAAACAACTTAGCTGATACCATCACTGTTCTGCATGGCCGTGTAGAG GATGTTGAAATCGATGAGGAAGTTGATGTTATAATTTCAGAATGGATGGGTTACATGCTTCTGTATGAG AGCATGCTGGGGAGTGTCATTTCTGCTAGAGACCGTTGGTTGAAACCTGGAGGTCTTATACTTCCCTCAAATGCCACG TTGTACATGGCCCCTGTCTCACATCCATGCCGATATGGTGAAAGTGTTGACTTTTGGCGTAATGTCTATGGAATCGATA TGTCTGTCGTGATGCCGTTAGCAAAACAGTGTGCCTTTGAAGAGCCTTCTGTTGAGTTAATCTCTGGTGAAAATGTATTGACATGGCCTAATGTG GTAAAGCATGTGGACTGTAGTACTGTAACAATTCATGAGCTAGAATGTGTTTCTACAAAATTTAAGTTCACGTCAATGATGAGAG CACCATTTCACGGATTCGCTTTCTGGTTTGATGTCGAATTTGGTGCGCCTGCAATGTCCTCTTGTGACAATATTGAACAATCTGCATCTGTGGAGACTCCTGATGGTCGTGTTACAGATTCCTCTCAAAAAAAGAAACGCTCCAATCCCAATGACACCCTTGTGCTATCTACATCCCCTGAGGAAGCCCCTACTCATTGGCAGCAGGTGTCTTGCATACTCTCAACATTTAACCTTTTCTTTTTGTTGCATGGTAGTAATATGCAAGCACGTGCTTTGAACCTCCAATATTTACAAACATTACTAGCTATTAGCTTTCTAGGCAGAGCAATGCAGGCAGTCGCCCCCCTTAaatcgaatttttttaatttggtctcttttaaaaaaaattaa
- the LOC140816326 gene encoding uncharacterized protein encodes MELSFKFVSCILAVGIAMFFLFRGITRCRYDAARRTSLPISSYYVFSGKAFIWATHFSCVCRYPFSTTPDFSRFDGLFDRGTIKKIVSEGRWDDCRLVGFFESALAPNWVSKILLELKQDPLLALKWFKWAQSQNGFLHTVENYCVAAHILFCSSMYHDAHDVLTQLVRVKKLGENGNKQYPCSSILDVLWLTRNVCRPGYGVFDALFSVLVELGLLEEARECFLRMRNFRIVPKARSCNILLHKCSKVTDGVLVKKFFSDMVGAGIAQSVYTYNIVIGYFCKEGNLLAAKSLFDKMKGMGIFPDVVTYNSFIDAHGKLGELDHMINFYEEMKEAGCNPDIITYNTLINCFCKFENMPLAFNYLREMKERFLKPNVVTYSTFIDAFCKEGMLEQAIKFFVDMRRVGLTPNEYTYTSLIDANFKVGNIDNALKLVKEMLEATVKLNIVTYTALVDGLCEEGKIKEAEEVFRAMLENEVVPNERIYTAFIHGYLKANRMDDAMGIVGKMKENNIQADLLLYGTLIWGLCNQGRFEDVNVLLDEMNGRNIKVSDVIYTSLIDAYLKAGKDGEARNLLNKMQERGTPPTIVTYCSLINGLCRLGFVQEAIDYFNLMKNSGLQPNIVIYTSLIHGLWKNNHIDAAKKLYLAMLDEGLFPDKIAYTSLIDGNFKHGNIEDALDLVNAMSQSGVEFDLYAYTCLIYGLSRCGQLQRARDLLYEMIEKGVQPDEIVYGCLIRKYFELGNGEEANALLNEMLERGYAHINVYEPKLA; translated from the coding sequence ATGGAGCTGAGTTTCAAATTCGTCTCATGTATCCTTGCTGTTGGTATAGCCATGTTTTTTCTGTTCCGCGGGATCACAAGATGTCGCTATGATGCTGCTCGTAGAACATCTCTACCGATTTCTTCATATTACGTGTTTTCAGGAAAGGCGTTCATTTGGGCAACTCATTTTTCTTGTGTTTGTCGATACCCCTTTTCTACAACTCCAGATTTCAGTAGATTTGATGGACTGTTCGATAGAGGAACGATAAAGAAAATTGTGAGTGAAGGGAGATGGGATGATTGTAGGTTAGTTGGATTCTTTGAGTCAGCTTTAGCTCCCAATTGGGTGTCGAAAATATTGCTTGAACTGAAGCAAGATCCTTTATTAGCTTTGAAGTGGTTTAAGTGGGCTCAATCACAAAATGGGTTTTTGCATACGGTGGAGAATTACTGCGTAGCTGCTCACATTTTGTTCTGTTCGAGCATGTACCATGATGCCCACGATGTTCTTACACAATTGGTTAGGGTGAAGAAACTTGGTGAAAATGGTAACAAACAATATCCTTGTAGTAGTATATTGGATGTTTTGTGGTTGACAAGGAACGTCTGCAGACCAGGCTATGGGGTGTTTGATGCGCTATTTAGTGTActtgttgagttgggattgctaGAGGAAGCTAGGGAGTGTTTCTTGAGGATGAGAAACTTTAGAATTGTCCCAAAAGCAAGGTCTTGTAATATTCTTTTGCATAAGTGTTCAAAGGTGACAGACGGAGTTTTGGTGAAGAAGTTTTTTAGTGATATGGTCGGGGCTGGAATAGCACAATCCGTCTATACCTATAACATAGTTATTGGTTATTTTTGTAAAGAGGGGAACTTGCTAGCTGCAAAAAGCTTGTTTGACAAAATGAAGGGCATGGGTATTTTTCCTGATGTTGTCACTTACAACTCTTTCATAGACGCTCATGGAAAACTCGGCGAGTTGGATCATATGATTAATTTTTACGAGGAGATGAAAGAAGCAGGTTGTAATCCTGACATAATTACATATAATACATTGATTAATTGTTTTTGTAAATTTGAGAACATGCCTCTGGCGTTCAACTATCTTAGGGAGATGAAGGAAAGATTTCTTAAGCCTAATGTTGTAACATATAGCACATTCATAGATGCTTTTTGTAAGGAAGGAATGTTGGAACAGGCAATAAAATTTTTTGTAGACATGAGGCGAGTTGGTCTCACACCTAATGAATATACCTATACTTCTTTAATTGATGCTAATTTTAAAGTGGGAAATATTGACAATGCATTGAAGCTTGTAAAAGAGATGTTGGAAGCCACTGTGAAGTTAAATATTGTCACTTATACAGCATTGGTTGATGGCCTATGCGAAGAAGGGAAGATAAAAGAAGCTGAAGAAGTATTTAGAGCAATGCTAGAAAATGAGGTGGTACCTAACGAGAGAATCTATACAGCTTTTATTCATGGGTATCTAAAAGCAAACAGGATGGATGATGCAATGGGCATTGTGGGAAAAATGAAAGAGAACAATATCCAAGCTGATTTATTACTCTATGGAACTCTAATATGGGGGCTTTGCAACCAGGGCAGGTTTGAAGATGTGAATGTTTTGTTGGATGAAATGAATGGACGTAATATAAAGGTCAGTGATGTGATATACACATCACTTATTGATGCATATTTGAAGGCAGGTAAGGATGGAGAGGCAAGGAATCTGCTAAACAAAATGCAAGAAAGAGGAACACCTCCAACCATTGTGACATATTGCTCATTAATTAATGGTCTATGCAGATTGGGATTTGTCCAAGAGGCCATTGATTATTTTAATTTGATGAAAAACAGTGGTTTGCAACCTAATATTGTTATTTATACATCACTAATTCACGGTCTCTGGAAAAACAATCATATCGATGCTGCAAAAAAGCTGTATCTGGCGATGCTTGACGAGGGCTTATTTCCCGATAAAATTGCTTATACATCCTTGATTGATGGAAACTTTAAGCATGGAAACATTGAGGATGCCTTAGATCTGGTAAATGCAATGTCTCAAAGTGGGGTGGAGTTTGATCTTTATGCCTATACATGTTTGATATATGGACTCTCTAGATGTGGTCAACTTCAGCGAGCCAGGGATCTGCTTTATGAGATGATTGAGAAAGGTGTACAACCTGATGAAATTGTTTATGGTTGCCTTATACGTAAGTATTTTGAGCTCGGCAATGGGGAAGAAGCTAATGCCTTGCTTAATGAAATGTTGGAAAGAGGGTATGCTCACATTAATGTCTATGAACCCAAGTTGGCCTAA